The following are from one region of the Ornithorhynchus anatinus isolate Pmale09 chromosome X1, mOrnAna1.pri.v4, whole genome shotgun sequence genome:
- the LOC100086229 gene encoding ectoderm-neural cortex protein 1-like, whose product MSVTSHENRKSRSSSGSMNIQLFHKPGHADSLLTHLNLLRQKHLFTDVVLRAGNGAFPCHRAVLASCSRYFEAMFAGGLKESRDAEVHFHDTLHPEVLELLLDYAYSARVLINEENAESLLEAGDMLQFQDIRDAAAGFLERNLHQANCLNMLLLSDAYSCERLLELSWRMALANFASLYQTEDFLKLPKGKVLELVRSEELEVEDESLVYEAVIGWIEYDLAGRHGDLPELLGAVRLALLPESYLRQRVALEKVVTSHELGGEIVAEAVRCKMKILQNDGLVTGFCARPRKVSQALLLLGGQTFMCDTIYTLDRKTSDIIPRTDIPSPRKECSACAIGCKVYVTGGKGAENSASKDVWVYDTLHDEWAKAAPMLVARFGHGSAELAHGLYVVGGHTAGSSSFPASPSVSLKQVEHYDPQADKWTLVAPLREGVSNAAVVGAKMKLFVFGGTSVSQEKLPKVQCFDPCQNRWTVPAGCPQPWRYTAAAVVGNQVIVIGGDTEFSASSAYRFHSDTYQWSKFGDVTAKRISCRAVTSGNKLYVVGGYCGTQRGKTLDCYDPSSDSWSSVTSVPYSLIPTAFVSTWKYLAA is encoded by the coding sequence ATGTCCGTCACCAGCCATGAGAACCGAAAATCCCGCTCCAGCTCCGGATCCATGAACATCCAACTGTTCCACAAGCCAGGCCATGCCGACAGCCTCCTGACCCACCTGAACCTGCTGCGCCAGAAACACCTCTTCACTGACGTGGTACTCAGGGCCGGCAACGGGGCCTTCCCCTGCCATCGGGCCGTGCTGGCCTCTTGCAGCCGTTATTTTGAGGCCATGTTTGCCGGGGGCTTGAAGGAGAGCAGGGATGCCGAGGTCCACTTCCATGACACGCTACACCCCGAAGTGCTGGAGCTGCTCTTGGACTACGCCTATTCCGCCCGGGTGCTGATCAACGAGGAGAACGCAGAGTCGCTCCTGGAGGCCGGGGACATGTTGCAGTTCCAGGATATCCGGGATGCTGCGGCGGGCTTCCTGGAGAGGAATCTGCACCAGGCCAACTGCCTCAATATGCTGCTGCTGTCAGACGCCTATTCCTGTGAGCGCCTCCTCGAGCTGTCCTGGAGGATGGCGCTGGCCAATTTTGCCTCCTTGTACCAGACAGAAGACTTCCTCAAACTTCCCAAGGGCAAAGTGCTGGAGCTGGTGCGCAGTGAAGAGCTGGAGGTGGAGGATGAGAGCCTCGTGTATGAAGCCGTCATCGGGTGGATCGAGTACGACCTGGCGGGCCGGCATGGGGACCTCCCGGAGCTCCTTGGGGCTGTGCGGCTGGCGCTCCTGCCCGAGTCCTACCTACGCCAACGGGTGGCGCTGGAGAAGGTGGTGACCAGCCACGAGCTGGGAGGCGAGATCGTGGCCGAGGCCGTGCGCTGCAAGATGAAGATCCTGCAGAACGACGGGCTGGTGACAGGCTTCTGCGCCAGGCCTCGCAAGGTCAGCCAGGCGCTCCTTCTGCTCGGCGGCCAGACCTTCATGTGCGACACCATCTACACCCTCGACCGCAAGACCAGCGACATCATCCCCCGCACGGACATCCCGAGCCCCCGCAAAGAATGCAGCGCCTGCGCCATCGGCTGCAAAGTCTATGTCACGGGCGGGAAGGGCGCCGAGAACAGTGCCTCCAAGGACGTCTGGGTGTACGACACGCTGCATGATGAGTGGGCCAAGGCGGCCCCCATGCTGGTGGCCAGGTTCGGCCACGGCTCGGCCGAGCTGGCCCACGGCCTCTACGTGGTGGGCGGCCACACGGCCGGGAGCAGCTCCTTCCCGGCATCCCCCTCAGTCTCCCTGAAGCAAGTGGAGCACTACGATCCCCAGGCGGACAAGTGGACCCTGGTGGCCCCCCTCCGGGAGGGGGTGAGCAACGCCGCTGTGGTTGGGGCCAAGATGAAGCTCTTCGTCTTCGGCGGCACCAGCGTCAGCCAAGAGAAGCTCCCCAAAGTGCAGTGCTTCGACCCCTGCCAGAACCGCTGGACGGTGCCCGCCGGCTGCCCTCAGCCGTGGCGCTACACGGCGGCCGCCGTGGTCGGCAACCAAGTGATCGTGATCGGCGGAGACACGGAGTTCTCGGCCAGCTCCGCTTACCGCTTTCACAGCGACACCTACCAGTGGTCCAAGTTCGGGGACGTCACCGCCAAACGCATCAGCTGCCgagctgtgacctcaggcaacaaACTCTACGTGGTGGGGGGCTACTGCGGAACTCAGCGTGGTAAAACCCTTGACTGCTATGACCCCTCGTCCGATTCCTGGAGCAGCGTCACTTCGGTTCCCtattccctcatccccacagcgttTGTGAGCACCTGGAAATACCTGGCCGCTTGA